From the Pseudodesulfovibrio indicus genome, the window CAGCGGCTCGCCCTGCTCGGCGTGGAGCATCTCTACGTCCGGGGGACGGACTACGCCAGCTTCGCCACCTATCTTCAGGACAACATCCTGGACCTGCTCGAAGATGAGTCCATCCCGGTGGGCGAGCGCGCCCGCGCCTGGAACGACGCCACCGTGTCCGTGGCCCGCGAGGCGTTCGACCGCTCCCTGCCCTCGCCCATCGACAAGCGGCAGTTCAAGCGCATCCGCAAGCTGATCGCCGATTCCCTCAAGTTCCTGGCCCGGGACGACGCCCTCAAGGAGCTGGCCCGATTCATCCGCGACGGGGACGAGCAGTTCCGCCACGGTATCGCGGTCATGGTCCTGACCGTGACCACTCTGTGCTCGTTCATAAAGGAGGACTCGGATTTGCTCGTGTCCGTGGGCATGGGGGCGATCCTGCACGACATCGGCAAGTTGGAGTTGCCCCAGGAGATTTTCACCAAGAAGTTCGATAATCTGAGCCGGGCCGACAAGGATTTGGTCAAGTCGCACCCCGCCCTGGGGGTGAGTTTGTGCTCATCGCTGCCGCTGCCGCAGGAGACGTTGCA encodes:
- a CDS encoding HD-GYP domain-containing protein, producing the protein MGSMPTAGNGADNGTQSKDVLVKVSPYMVIPSRVGGFSLYLKQDGKLVLYAEKGELFTDEHKQRLALLGVEHLYVRGTDYASFATYLQDNILDLLEDESIPVGERARAWNDATVSVAREAFDRSLPSPIDKRQFKRIRKLIADSLKFLARDDALKELARFIRDGDEQFRHGIAVMVLTVTTLCSFIKEDSDLLVSVGMGAILHDIGKLELPQEIFTKKFDNLSRADKDLVKSHPALGVSLCSSLPLPQETLQCILFHHEREDGTGYPSGSTGAMLPSYVKVLSLCNLYDNLTRGREGRRMTPYEALTHIKSLRSAFDKDMLRRLITVLAKADLTS